A region from the uncultured Ilyobacter sp. genome encodes:
- a CDS encoding response regulator transcription factor, protein MKKILVVEDEWKMRRLIKDYLVREGYYVDEAGDGKQAVEMFQEGAYDLVILDIMLPKMDGWSVCREIRRESMIPVIMLTARSEENDQIFGFELEADEYITKPFNPRLLIARIKAIFRRAGKPDKISRGDIEIDEGSRRVEIKGEAIDLTSKEFEMLLYFVQNRGLALSREKILNSVWGWDYFGDVRTVDTHVKRLRKKIGEVYIQTIRGFGYRFEEG, encoded by the coding sequence ATGAAAAAGATATTGGTGGTAGAAGATGAATGGAAGATGCGAAGGCTCATAAAAGATTATCTGGTGAGGGAAGGCTATTATGTAGATGAGGCCGGAGACGGGAAACAGGCAGTGGAAATGTTTCAGGAAGGTGCATATGACCTAGTAATACTAGATATAATGCTTCCAAAAATGGACGGGTGGAGTGTATGCCGTGAAATAAGAAGAGAGTCCATGATCCCTGTAATTATGCTGACAGCCCGTAGCGAGGAAAATGATCAGATCTTTGGATTTGAGCTGGAGGCAGACGAGTATATAACTAAACCTTTTAATCCTAGGCTTCTCATAGCGAGAATAAAGGCTATATTCAGAAGAGCTGGCAAACCTGACAAAATAAGCCGCGGAGATATAGAGATAGATGAAGGAAGCAGAAGGGTGGAGATAAAAGGCGAGGCGATAGATCTAACCTCCAAGGAGTTTGAAATGCTCCTTTATTTTGTCCAAAACAGAGGTCTTGCACTCTCTAGGGAAAAGATACTGAACTCAGTATGGGGATGGGATTATTTTGGAGATGTGAGAACGGTGGATACCCACGTAAAAAGGCTGAGAAAAAAAATAGGAGAGGTATACATCCAGACAATAAGAGGGTTCGGTTATCGTTTTGAGGAGGGGTAA
- a CDS encoding metal-sensitive transcriptional regulator produces the protein MDEKECCQVRNAHHSAEFKKKINNRLNRIEGQIRGVKRMVDEDVYCDDILNQVASIKSAMDGVAKELLGAHMKSCVADQIREGHDEVIEELFYTIKKLLK, from the coding sequence ATGGATGAAAAAGAATGTTGTCAGGTGAGGAATGCGCATCACTCGGCAGAATTCAAGAAAAAAATAAACAATAGGCTGAACCGTATAGAGGGGCAGATAAGAGGTGTAAAGAGAATGGTGGATGAAGATGTATATTGTGATGATATACTGAATCAGGTGGCCTCTATAAAATCTGCAATGGACGGGGTGGCAAAAGAACTACTAGGAGCCCACATGAAAAGCTGTGTGGCAGACCAGATAAGAGAGGGACATGATGAGGTTATAGAGGAACTATTTTATACGATAAAAAAACTTCTCAAGTAA
- a CDS encoding heavy metal translocating P-type ATPase, with protein sequence MNKKFKIDGISCQACVTRIEKAVWKIEGVDAATINSISEILTVESDEKKVSAEKIKKTVFDLGYGIEERGSELKKVTLKIGGMTCQACVSRIEKKTAELPGVEKISVNLATEKAVVEYRKNELKISEIVKFINELGYKAVKEETAKDFDADKKQKELDNEWKKFITAMVFALPVFYISMGHMMGMPIPGIINPENSPMTFAMTQLLLSIPVIVIGKRFYVTGIKLLVKLSPNMDSLIAMGTGAAVVYSLYGTYMISKGHVEYTHVLYYESAVVILALIMLGKYLENVSKGRTSEAIKKLVGLQPKKANLIKNGKIVEVDIEDVERGDILLVKPGESIPVDGEVTEGNSSVDESMLTGESIPVEKTLGSKVVGASINKNGSIKMKATAVGADTALAKIVKLVEDAQGSKAPIARMADVISGYFVPVVIGIATVSAIAWYVLGTTGRVTLSATPAIFSLSIFIAVLVIACPCSLGLATPTAIMVGTGKGAEYGILIKGGEALEMAHKIDTVVFDKTGTITEGKPRLTDVISSGELQGDEILKLAASAELHSEHPLGDAIVEGAREKGIKLAEIEKFNSITGMGIEAIVDGKNILVGNQKLMKTKGIEVSFTPEEDQLSKEGKTLMLVAADGKFQGVVAVADTVKKTSKEAVRILKEMGIKVAMITGDNTLTAEAIAKEVGIEIVLSEVMPEDKSIEVKRFQKNGSRVAMVGDGINDAPALSQSDVGIAIGSGTDVAIESADIVLMKSDIKDVASAIQLSHATIRNIKQNLFWAFAYNSMGIPVAAGALYLLTGHLLNPMIAGAAMAMSSVSVVTNALRLRFFKPEF encoded by the coding sequence ATGAATAAAAAATTTAAAATAGATGGGATAAGCTGTCAGGCATGTGTCACTAGGATAGAGAAAGCAGTTTGGAAAATTGAGGGTGTGGATGCTGCAACGATAAATTCTATTTCTGAGATACTCACAGTAGAATCTGATGAAAAAAAAGTGTCGGCAGAAAAAATAAAAAAAACAGTATTTGATCTGGGATACGGCATAGAGGAGAGAGGCTCGGAATTGAAAAAAGTCACACTTAAAATAGGTGGGATGACATGTCAGGCCTGTGTTTCTAGGATAGAGAAAAAAACAGCCGAACTGCCGGGAGTGGAAAAAATAAGCGTAAATCTAGCTACAGAAAAGGCTGTGGTTGAATACAGAAAAAATGAACTGAAAATTTCAGAAATTGTGAAGTTTATAAATGAGCTGGGATATAAGGCGGTAAAAGAGGAAACGGCTAAAGATTTTGATGCTGACAAAAAGCAGAAAGAGCTTGATAATGAATGGAAAAAATTTATCACAGCCATGGTATTTGCACTGCCTGTCTTTTACATATCCATGGGACACATGATGGGGATGCCTATACCTGGGATCATAAATCCTGAAAACAGTCCTATGACTTTTGCCATGACGCAGCTGCTTCTTTCTATTCCTGTAATAGTTATAGGAAAACGTTTTTATGTGACAGGGATAAAGCTTCTTGTGAAACTTTCACCCAACATGGACTCTCTTATCGCTATGGGAACAGGGGCTGCAGTGGTTTACAGTCTGTATGGGACTTACATGATAAGCAAGGGTCACGTGGAATATACCCATGTGCTTTATTATGAATCTGCCGTAGTGATACTGGCTCTTATCATGCTCGGGAAGTACTTAGAGAATGTGAGCAAGGGAAGGACGTCAGAAGCCATAAAAAAACTCGTGGGTCTGCAGCCTAAAAAGGCCAATCTTATAAAAAACGGCAAGATAGTGGAAGTAGATATAGAAGATGTGGAAAGAGGAGATATCCTCCTAGTGAAGCCTGGGGAAAGCATCCCCGTGGACGGAGAAGTAACAGAGGGGAATTCCAGTGTAGATGAGTCTATGCTCACCGGGGAAAGCATTCCTGTGGAAAAAACTCTGGGATCAAAGGTCGTAGGTGCCAGTATAAATAAAAACGGAAGTATAAAGATGAAGGCGACTGCGGTGGGAGCTGATACGGCTTTGGCAAAAATAGTGAAGCTTGTGGAAGATGCCCAGGGATCAAAGGCTCCTATTGCCAGAATGGCTGATGTCATCTCAGGATATTTTGTTCCGGTGGTTATAGGAATAGCAACGGTTTCGGCAATTGCATGGTATGTTCTAGGAACTACAGGAAGAGTAACTCTTTCGGCGACGCCGGCAATATTTTCTCTGAGCATATTTATAGCCGTGCTGGTCATAGCATGTCCGTGCTCCCTAGGTCTCGCAACTCCTACTGCCATTATGGTAGGTACAGGAAAAGGGGCAGAATACGGGATTCTCATAAAAGGCGGAGAAGCTCTGGAGATGGCGCACAAGATAGACACAGTGGTTTTTGACAAGACGGGAACTATAACAGAAGGGAAGCCAAGACTGACAGATGTCATCAGTTCTGGAGAACTTCAGGGTGACGAGATACTGAAGCTGGCGGCTTCGGCAGAACTGCACTCAGAACATCCTTTAGGTGATGCCATAGTGGAAGGTGCTAGAGAGAAGGGGATAAAACTTGCAGAGATAGAAAAATTTAATTCCATAACAGGGATGGGTATAGAGGCTATAGTAGATGGGAAAAATATCCTGGTTGGAAATCAGAAACTAATGAAGACCAAGGGTATAGAGGTATCATTCACTCCTGAGGAAGATCAGTTGTCAAAAGAGGGAAAGACTCTCATGCTAGTGGCAGCAGATGGTAAATTTCAAGGAGTAGTGGCAGTGGCTGACACTGTGAAAAAAACCTCTAAAGAGGCTGTGAGAATCCTAAAAGAGATGGGGATAAAAGTGGCCATGATAACAGGAGACAACACCCTCACTGCTGAGGCTATAGCAAAAGAAGTGGGTATAGAGATAGTACTCTCAGAAGTCATGCCAGAAGATAAGTCTATAGAGGTGAAAAGATTTCAGAAAAATGGTTCAAGAGTAGCTATGGTAGGGGACGGTATAAATGATGCCCCTGCCCTGTCCCAGTCAGATGTGGGAATAGCCATAGGAAGCGGGACAGATGTAGCTATAGAAAGTGCAGATATTGTTCTTATGAAAAGTGATATTAAAGATGTGGCTTCTGCAATACAGCTAAGTCATGCTACAATAAGAAACATAAAGCAGAATCTTTTCTGGGCATTTGCTTATAACAGCATGGGAATACCTGTGGCTGCAGGAGCTTTATATCTCCTCACAGGACACCTTCTGAATCCGATGATAGCAGGTGCAGCCATGGCCATGAGTTCGGTATCTGTGGTGACCAATGCCTTAAGACTTAGATTTTTTAAACCTGAATTTTGA
- a CDS encoding MFS transporter, whose amino-acid sequence MKYFKKIGKTVIVLGFVSLLNDISSEMIYPVLPVFLTAVLGATPIQLGIIEGIAETASSLLKLFFGYYSDRIKKKKPFIIYGYGIAAFSRILIAMSRTWYFVLGCRFIDRAGKGMRTAPRDALISTSASRENIGKAFGFHRSMDHTGALLGPIIAFGILYLTKDNYRFLFFTAGMIGLLSVIVAAFFLKEKKTSEDVKTDPVKIDFRYFQKNFYIFMGSILIFTLGNSSDAFLLLKAKNSGVPVAFLPILWSVLHLSKSLFSIIGGNISDIIPRKKVVQLGWLIYVGVYYAFGVFDDLYIIWVIFVFYGIYFGFTEGTQKAMVADMINREEYRGSAYGIYNFVIGIGSLPASIIFGLIWNIYGSSTAFFTGSGLALVSVLTISFVKTP is encoded by the coding sequence ATGAAATATTTTAAAAAAATAGGAAAAACAGTTATCGTTTTGGGATTTGTGAGTCTTTTAAATGATATTTCCTCTGAAATGATATATCCTGTTCTCCCAGTTTTTCTTACCGCTGTTCTAGGGGCTACCCCTATACAGCTGGGAATTATAGAGGGGATTGCAGAGACTGCCTCTAGCCTTTTAAAGCTTTTTTTCGGATACTATTCTGACAGAATAAAAAAGAAAAAACCCTTTATTATTTATGGATATGGAATTGCTGCTTTTTCTAGAATACTTATCGCCATGAGCCGAACTTGGTATTTTGTGCTCGGATGCCGTTTTATAGACCGGGCTGGAAAAGGCATGCGGACTGCTCCTAGAGATGCTCTCATTTCCACATCGGCATCACGGGAAAACATAGGTAAGGCTTTTGGATTTCACAGAAGTATGGACCACACAGGGGCTCTCCTTGGCCCCATCATCGCCTTTGGAATACTCTACCTCACCAAGGATAATTACAGATTTCTTTTTTTTACTGCTGGTATGATAGGACTTCTGTCTGTGATTGTAGCTGCATTTTTTTTGAAGGAAAAAAAGACCTCTGAAGATGTTAAAACTGACCCTGTAAAAATAGACTTCCGGTATTTTCAAAAGAACTTTTATATTTTCATGGGAAGCATTCTCATATTCACCCTGGGAAATTCTAGCGACGCCTTTCTCCTGTTAAAGGCTAAAAACTCCGGGGTTCCTGTAGCCTTCCTACCTATTCTGTGGAGTGTACTGCATCTTTCAAAATCCCTTTTCTCCATTATAGGGGGTAACATCTCTGATATTATTCCCAGAAAAAAAGTTGTACAGCTGGGGTGGCTGATATACGTAGGGGTGTATTATGCTTTCGGAGTTTTCGACGACCTCTATATCATCTGGGTAATTTTTGTTTTTTACGGAATCTACTTTGGTTTTACAGAGGGCACTCAGAAGGCTATGGTGGCCGACATGATAAATAGAGAGGAGTATAGGGGGTCTGCTTATGGGATCTATAATTTTGTAATAGGGATAGGCAGCCTTCCTGCCAGTATCATCTTCGGACTTATTTGGAATATCTACGGAAGCAGCACAGCTTTTTTTACCGGATCTGGCCTAGCCCTTGTCTCTGTACTAACTATCAGCTTTGTAAAAACACCTTAA
- a CDS encoding DUF1622 domain-containing protein: MHEFISFINNIIINICQFLATIVIFFGVINSVIIYSKDFFLRKHSFGAMKRSRLEIGNSFSLGLSFLIGASILKTILAPTWTDIGKLAATILIRTFLNYFLLRDIESIFEKPESDKK; this comes from the coding sequence ATGCATGAATTTATAAGTTTTATAAACAATATAATTATAAATATTTGCCAATTTTTAGCCACAATTGTAATTTTTTTTGGAGTAATCAATTCGGTGATCATATACTCAAAAGATTTTTTTCTTAGAAAGCACAGTTTTGGGGCTATGAAAAGAAGCAGGTTGGAAATAGGAAACTCTTTTTCCCTTGGACTTTCTTTTCTAATAGGTGCAAGTATATTAAAAACAATATTGGCTCCCACCTGGACAGATATAGGGAAGCTTGCAGCAACAATACTGATAAGAACATTCTTAAATTATTTTTTACTGAGAGATATTGAAAGCATTTTTGAAAAGCCAGAAAGTGATAAAAAATAG
- the hflC gene encoding protease modulator HflC, translating to MKKGINVVLILIVIVFASSVFQVSEIQKAVVLRFGKPVGKEISTSGLKFKVPFIDNVVYFDKRLLDYDAEPKDLITKDKKNIVIDNYARWRIIDPLLFLQTVQDEKGAQARLDDIIYSEIRERLGQYTFLDIIAFKRDEIMETVTRESWEKTKKFGIEIVDVRIKRAELPKENEENVYKRMEAERHQQAKKYRAEGQEKALEITSQAEKERTVILAEAYEKAESIKGEGDAKALKIYADAYNRDPEFYKFTRTLSAYDTILSGSGKTKIIMSTESEVWKILNEK from the coding sequence ATGAAAAAGGGAATTAATGTTGTTCTGATCCTCATTGTAATTGTTTTTGCATCTTCTGTATTTCAGGTTTCAGAGATACAGAAAGCTGTAGTTCTCAGATTTGGTAAACCTGTAGGCAAAGAGATAAGCACTTCGGGACTCAAGTTTAAAGTACCTTTTATCGACAATGTTGTATATTTTGATAAGAGGCTTTTAGATTACGATGCAGAACCTAAAGATCTTATTACGAAAGATAAAAAGAATATAGTTATAGATAATTATGCCAGATGGAGAATAATTGATCCGCTATTATTTCTTCAAACTGTACAGGATGAAAAAGGTGCTCAGGCAAGGCTAGATGACATAATCTATTCTGAAATAAGAGAGAGGCTTGGACAATATACATTTTTAGACATTATCGCATTTAAGAGAGATGAGATAATGGAGACAGTAACCCGTGAAAGCTGGGAGAAAACTAAAAAGTTTGGAATAGAAATAGTAGATGTAAGAATAAAAAGAGCAGAACTGCCTAAAGAGAACGAAGAAAATGTCTATAAAAGAATGGAAGCAGAAAGACACCAGCAGGCTAAAAAATACCGTGCAGAAGGTCAAGAAAAAGCCCTTGAGATAACATCTCAGGCAGAAAAAGAGAGAACAGTAATCCTGGCAGAGGCTTATGAAAAAGCTGAGTCTATAAAGGGAGAGGGAGATGCTAAGGCACTTAAGATATATGCTGATGCCTATAACCGTGATCCTGAATTTTATAAATTTACGAGAACTCTTTCGGCATATGATACTATACTTTCCGGAAGCGGAAAAACAAAAATAATAATGTCTACAGAATCTGAGGTCTGGAAAATTCTAAATGAAAAATAA
- the hflK gene encoding FtsH protease activity modulator HflK → MGKENNMYTLEEVLELIKSRLGGFGKFIFVPIFFLYLLTGVFIVGPDEEVVLLLFGKYQKTAGPGINWYFPRPIASKIKVKTTKVYRIEVGFRTVSQGPPAKYKDMKEESLILTGDENILDVDFSVQYKITDLKKYLFNLGDPYKTIKDASEASMRQIVGKYNIDETLTEGKSNIQIQTREKLQEILQTYDSGITVLNVQLQDVQPPQEVVQAFKDVASAREDRIRYINEANGYMNDIIPKARGEAFKVLNDAEGYREKRTKEAQGDTVRFIKLYENYKLGKEVTKTRLYLENLERNLKDVDKVIIDSDVKNGVLNLIQEEGKTNEKGN, encoded by the coding sequence ATGGGCAAAGAGAATAACATGTATACTTTAGAAGAGGTGTTAGAGCTTATAAAAAGCCGTCTGGGAGGATTTGGAAAATTTATTTTTGTTCCTATTTTTTTTCTGTATCTTCTTACTGGAGTCTTTATAGTAGGGCCAGACGAAGAAGTCGTATTACTCCTGTTTGGTAAATATCAAAAGACAGCTGGACCTGGAATAAACTGGTATTTTCCTAGACCGATAGCATCGAAGATCAAGGTGAAAACTACCAAGGTATACCGTATAGAGGTAGGGTTTAGAACTGTAAGCCAAGGACCTCCTGCAAAATATAAAGATATGAAAGAGGAATCTCTTATTTTGACAGGAGATGAGAATATTCTTGATGTGGATTTCAGTGTTCAGTACAAGATAACAGACCTTAAAAAGTATTTGTTTAATCTAGGAGATCCTTACAAAACAATAAAAGATGCATCTGAAGCAAGTATGAGACAGATAGTTGGTAAGTATAATATTGATGAAACTTTGACTGAAGGAAAATCAAATATACAGATACAGACTCGTGAAAAACTTCAGGAAATTCTTCAGACATACGACAGTGGGATTACGGTATTGAATGTACAGCTTCAAGATGTACAGCCACCTCAAGAGGTAGTACAGGCCTTTAAAGATGTAGCCAGTGCCAGAGAGGACAGGATTCGTTATATAAATGAAGCCAATGGCTATATGAATGATATAATACCAAAGGCTAGAGGTGAAGCCTTTAAAGTGCTAAATGACGCTGAAGGGTACAGAGAAAAAAGAACAAAAGAAGCTCAGGGAGACACAGTGAGATTCATAAAACTTTACGAAAATTATAAATTGGGAAAAGAGGTAACCAAAACAAGACTTTATCTTGAAAATCTTGAGAGAAATCTAAAAGATGTTGACAAGGTAATCATAGATTCTGATGTGAAAAACGGAGTACTGAACCTAATTCAAGAGGAGGGGAAAACAAATGAAAAAGGGAATTAA
- the disA gene encoding DNA integrity scanning diadenylate cyclase DisA, which yields MKNKENLVDILSSVTPGTLLREGLDNILDAGTGALLVIGIDENIEAMLDGGFFINCEYNSQRIYELAKMDGAIVLDDMAERILYANVHMQPDKNYTTDESGTRHRTAQRIAKQCNKLVIAISEKRNRITLYKGELRYKLRDIGEIMTEATQAIKTFERYKTVLDKALANLTIMEFDDLATLYEVTTILQRFEMIFRIKQEVRNYVAELGVEGRLINLQLEELLQGLKDEKMNFIKDYYNNEKGELDINHINLELDKLTDEELLEQQKLSFILGYGKTYSTLDNKVSTKGYRILGKITRLNKRDIEKLITEYDDLASIKDASVEDLYEIRGISKFKARSIKNGLKRLKFTLELER from the coding sequence ATGAAAAATAAAGAAAACTTAGTTGACATCCTTTCGAGTGTCACTCCTGGAACACTTCTCAGAGAGGGTTTAGATAACATTCTAGATGCCGGAACCGGTGCACTTTTGGTCATTGGAATAGATGAAAATATAGAGGCTATGCTGGATGGTGGGTTTTTTATAAACTGTGAATACAACTCCCAGAGGATATATGAACTGGCAAAAATGGACGGGGCCATAGTTTTGGATGATATGGCTGAGAGAATACTTTATGCAAATGTTCATATGCAACCTGACAAAAATTATACTACAGATGAGAGCGGGACAAGACATAGGACCGCCCAGAGAATAGCCAAACAGTGCAACAAGCTGGTTATAGCAATATCAGAAAAAAGAAACAGAATAACTCTGTATAAAGGTGAACTGAGATACAAGCTCCGGGATATAGGGGAGATAATGACAGAAGCCACCCAGGCTATTAAGACTTTTGAAAGATATAAAACTGTTTTGGATAAAGCCCTTGCAAATCTTACAATAATGGAGTTTGACGATCTGGCAACTCTTTACGAGGTGACCACAATACTTCAGAGATTTGAAATGATATTTAGAATAAAGCAAGAGGTCAGAAATTATGTAGCAGAGTTGGGAGTAGAGGGACGGCTTATAAACCTGCAGTTAGAAGAACTACTCCAGGGTCTGAAAGATGAAAAAATGAATTTCATAAAAGACTACTATAATAATGAGAAAGGCGAACTAGATATAAATCATATTAATTTGGAACTGGATAAGCTGACAGACGAAGAGCTACTTGAGCAGCAAAAACTATCCTTTATTCTTGGATACGGGAAAACATACTCAACACTGGATAATAAAGTAAGTACTAAGGGTTACAGAATCCTTGGGAAGATAACAAGACTTAATAAACGCGACATAGAAAAGCTCATAACTGAATATGATGACTTAGCTTCTATAAAAGACGCAAGTGTAGAAGATCTCTACGAGATAAGGGGAATAAGTAAATTTAAAGCAAGGTCCATAAAAAACGGCTTGAAGCGGCTTAAATTTACCCTTGAACTGGAAAGATAA
- the radA gene encoding DNA repair protein RadA produces the protein MAKDKSLYVCSSCGYKSAKWLGKCPDCEEWGTLEEETTMPSAARRVISKGSSSGKSNVKILNFSQIEVEGNYRYTTKLEEFDRVLGGGLVQGEVVLITGNPGIGKSTLLLQAAKEYTKYGDVIYISGEESPSQIKNRGERLGVFSDNLFIMSETEIETIYEHLSFKKPKVVVIDSIQTLYSSNSDSIPGTPTQIRESTLRIVELAKNYNISFFIVGHITKDGKVAGPKMLEHMVDAVLNFEGEEGLFYRILRSIKNRFGSTNELGIFNMEEDGMREVKNSSEFFLSEREEKNIGSMIVPVLEGSKVFLLEIQSLIADSPFGIPKRIVQGLDKNRVQILTAVAEKKTGVAFSTKDLFVNIPGGITVKEPSADLAFLISMLSVCNGIEISQKIAAVGELGLRGEIRKISFMDKRLRELEKLGFTGVYVPESNRKDIEKNNYKLKLIYLKSIDELLERMR, from the coding sequence GTGGCTAAGGATAAGAGTCTCTATGTATGCAGCAGCTGTGGATATAAAAGTGCAAAATGGCTTGGGAAGTGCCCTGATTGTGAAGAGTGGGGTACCTTAGAAGAGGAAACGACCATGCCCTCAGCAGCTAGAAGAGTCATATCAAAAGGATCATCCTCTGGCAAGTCCAACGTAAAGATACTAAATTTTTCTCAGATAGAGGTAGAGGGAAATTATAGATATACAACCAAACTGGAAGAATTTGATAGGGTACTAGGAGGAGGTCTTGTCCAGGGGGAAGTAGTCCTTATAACTGGAAATCCTGGGATAGGTAAGTCTACCCTTCTTTTGCAGGCAGCCAAAGAATATACCAAATATGGAGATGTGATATATATATCTGGGGAAGAGTCTCCCTCTCAGATAAAAAACAGGGGAGAGAGGCTGGGAGTCTTTTCGGACAATCTTTTCATAATGTCTGAAACAGAGATAGAAACCATATATGAGCATCTCTCTTTTAAAAAACCTAAAGTGGTTGTGATAGACTCTATTCAGACTCTTTATAGTTCAAATTCAGACTCAATACCAGGAACTCCCACTCAGATAAGAGAGAGCACTTTGAGGATAGTAGAACTAGCGAAGAACTATAATATATCCTTCTTTATCGTTGGGCACATAACAAAAGATGGAAAAGTAGCCGGCCCTAAGATGCTGGAACATATGGTTGATGCCGTGCTTAATTTTGAAGGTGAAGAGGGGCTTTTTTACAGAATACTTCGGAGCATAAAAAATAGATTTGGTTCTACCAATGAGCTGGGTATTTTTAATATGGAGGAAGACGGAATGAGAGAAGTAAAAAACTCATCTGAATTTTTTCTCAGCGAGCGTGAAGAAAAAAATATAGGAAGTATGATTGTACCGGTTTTAGAAGGTTCAAAAGTGTTTCTTTTGGAAATTCAATCTCTCATAGCAGACTCGCCTTTTGGAATCCCTAAAAGGATTGTCCAGGGTCTGGATAAAAATAGGGTACAGATATTAACCGCCGTGGCAGAAAAAAAAACAGGAGTAGCTTTTTCTACAAAAGACCTTTTTGTAAATATACCTGGTGGGATAACTGTAAAAGAGCCCTCTGCTGACTTGGCATTTTTGATATCTATGCTGTCGGTATGCAATGGGATAGAGATAAGTCAAAAGATCGCAGCAGTTGGAGAGCTCGGCCTAAGAGGAGAGATAAGGAAAATTTCCTTTATGGATAAGAGATTAAGAGAACTTGAAAAACTTGGGTTTACAGGAGTATACGTTCCTGAATCCAATAGAAAAGATATAGAAAAAAATAATTATAAACTGAAGCTTATCTACCTCAAGAGTATAGATGAGCTTTTGGAAAGGATGAGATAA
- the coaD gene encoding pantetheine-phosphate adenylyltransferase, whose product MKIGVYAGSFDPITKGHEDIIKRASNLTDKLIIGILNSASKKYWFDLEERAELIKKVVGNLGNVEIMSFEGLLVDFMRENKANIVFRGLRAVSDYEYELQMALGNSVLSNGELETVFLPASRENLYLSSSLVREIALNKGNLEHFVNKKIVEDISKKVDEMIKEGK is encoded by the coding sequence ATGAAAATAGGAGTGTATGCAGGGAGTTTTGATCCTATCACAAAAGGACATGAGGATATAATAAAAAGAGCGTCCAATCTTACAGATAAACTAATTATAGGGATATTGAACAGTGCTTCAAAAAAATACTGGTTTGACCTGGAAGAAAGAGCTGAGCTCATAAAAAAAGTAGTTGGCAACTTAGGCAACGTAGAAATAATGAGTTTTGAGGGACTTCTTGTTGATTTTATGAGAGAAAATAAAGCAAATATAGTTTTTAGAGGTCTGAGAGCAGTATCCGATTATGAGTATGAACTCCAAATGGCTTTAGGCAATTCAGTTCTCTCAAACGGTGAACTTGAAACTGTATTTTTACCTGCTTCAAGGGAAAATCTTTATTTGAGCTCTAGTCTTGTGAGAGAAATAGCTTTAAATAAAGGAAATTTAGAGCATTTTGTGAATAAAAAAATCGTAGAAGATATAAGTAAAAAAGTAGATGAAATGATCAAAGAGGGGAAATAA